The proteins below come from a single Triticum aestivum cultivar Chinese Spring chromosome 5D, IWGSC CS RefSeq v2.1, whole genome shotgun sequence genomic window:
- the LOC123120905 gene encoding uncharacterized protein, whose protein sequence is MAGPLPTPPPVEEPQTGAAKSGTTVDALTVDTLRDILRRLSVADLLRAALACHRWRRVAARCIPRTAPLLGYFFHPTATGLPPPMPKSSKEIDTPAVFAPLDASAPNLSLDFAPGASRFVLHDCHQGLLLLEPFASLPKGTIPRFLVLDPATRRRVLLPPPPRDTVPDDHRWRRSRYYVGSALLSRAHPSRLCFEVVCFAIDGGHPRAFTPSVDDGRCSWRALPRTMEVEVGFDPWWFERRCVHAAGKLYWHICNSYRMLVMDPATLHLSYLLAPAALSDDFCTYRVGETPEDGRLCLLAVESRSRQLQLWVRGQARGSDNGWLLEREMLSMRVVWDAVPGLPNDLAHRVYSVWPSDMDAGRTGKVFIKTMGYGRYSLHLDTAKIERLHTKHGKEYGHPIYAYFLAWPPAFLAPEY, encoded by the exons ATGGCCGGACCACTCCCCACGCCACCGCCGGTGGAGGAGCCACAGACGGGGGCTGCAAAGTCGGGGACGACGGTCGATGCCCTCACCGTGGACACGCTCCGCGACATTCTCCGTCGCCTCTCCGTCGCCGACCTTCTCCGTGCCGCCCTCGCCTGCCACCGCTGGCGCCGCGTCGCCGCACGCTGCATCCCCCGCACCGCTCCTCTCCTCGGCTACTTCTTCCACCCCACCGCCACGGGTTTGCCGCCACCCATGCCCAAGTCATCCAAGGAAATTGACACCCCCGCCGTCTTCGCTCCCTTGGACGCCTCCGCCCCGAACCTCTCCCTCGACTTCGCTCCGGGGGCCTCCCGCTTCGTGCTCCACGACTGCCACCAAGGCCTCCTGCTTCTCGAACCGTTCGCGTCGCTCCCCAAGGGGACCATCCCGCGCTTCCTCGTCCTCGACCCGGCCACCCGCCGCCGCGTGCTCCTCCCGCCGCCACCGCGCGACACGGTGCCCGACGACCACCGCTGGCGCCGCTCCAGGTACTACGTCGGCTCTGCACTGCTCTCCCGCGCGCACCCGAGCAGGCTCTGCTTCGAGGTCGTCTGCTTCGCCATCGACGGCGGGCACCCGCGCGC atttactccGTCCGTGGACGACGGCCGATGCAGCTGGCGCGCGCTCCCGCGTACCATGGAGGTAGAGGTCGGTTTTGACCCCTGGTGGTTCGAGCGACGCTGCGTGCACGCAGCCGGGAAGCTCTACTGGCACATCTGCAACTCCTACCGCATGCTCGTGATGGACCCTGCCACGCTGCACTTGTCCTACCTGCTGGCGCCAGCTGCACTGTCGGACGATTTCTGCACGTACCGCGTCGGGGAGACGCCGGAGGACGGACGGCTTTGCCTCCTGGCCGTGGAGAGTCGTTCGAGGCAGCTGCAGCTCTGGGTCCGCGGGCAGGCCAGAGGGAGCGACAATGGGTGGCTTCTGGAGAGGGAGATGCTCAGCATGCGTGTGGTGTGGGACGCAGTGCCAGGCCTGCCCAATGACCTTGCCCACAGGGTCTACAGTGTTTGGCCCAGCGACATGGACGCGGGGCGTACCGGCAAGGTGTTCATCAAAACCATGGGATATGGGCGCTACTCCTTACATCTGGACACCGCCAAGATCGAGCGCCTGCACACCAAACATGGCAAGGAGTACGGCCACCCGATCTACGCCTACTTCCTCGCGTGGCCGCCTGCGTTCCTCGCTCCAGAATACTGA
- the LOC123124659 gene encoding uncharacterized protein, with translation MGVTSPAPTRRRTTSPGRRSQGYDTCAYLKWVDKERQGRPRQVIGKLAEENLALQKTVFAKDAKIMRLKVDRKAMNMKHKKEMKSRDSRELWLASLVCCSVVLYGVVALMIRGFVQVR, from the exons ATGGGTGTGACCTCGCCGGCGCCGACAAGACGAAGGACGACAAGCCCTGGGCGAAGATCACAG GGTTATGATACATGTGCTTATCTGAAGTGGGTGGACAAAGAGCGGCAGGGGAGGCCTAGGCAGGTGATTGGCAAACTTGCTGAAGAGAATTTGGCTCTACAAAAAACTGTGTTTGCCAAGGATGCTAAAATTATGAGGCTGAAGGTAGATAGGAAGGCCATGAACATGAAGCATAAGAAGGAGATGAAGAGTAGGGATAGTAGGGAACTTTGGTTAGCTTCTTTGGTCTGCTGCTCTGTAGTGCTGTATGGTGTTGTAGCTTTGATGATAAGAGGTTTTGTGCAAGTTAGGTAA